From a single Ailuropoda melanoleuca isolate Jingjing chromosome 12, ASM200744v2, whole genome shotgun sequence genomic region:
- the LOC109489402 gene encoding orphan sodium- and chloride-dependent neurotransmitter transporter NTT5-like: MTSVSENTETQDEKSQISRPLDSKSLITTTSASQLLKPDLTTEELMAEEQKFDTVSSFIWSDEDNDEILETIDNDEPKEEAPTDRPSWANKIEYLLAQVGFSVGLSTIWRFPYLCFHNGGGSFLIIYILMLFLVGVPLLFLEMAAGQRMRQGSIGVWKVISPWIGGVGYTSFMVRSPGLPRPTLYIPLPPQLFLVLGWVQ; this comes from the exons ATGACATCTGTTAGTGAAAACACAGAGACCCAAGATGAGAAATCCCAGATTTCTAGACCTTTGGATTCCAAATCCCTGATTACTACTACCTCAGCTTCCCAGCTTTTAAAGCCTGATTTGACTACTGAGGAACTGATGGCAGAGGAACAGAAGTTTGACACTGTGTCATCATTTATTTGGTCTGATGAAGATAATGATGAAATACTGGAGACCATAGACAATGATGAGCCAAAGGAGGAAGCCCCCACTGACCGACCATCCTGGGCCAATAAAATCGAGTACCTCCTGGCCCAGGTGGGCTTTTCTGTGGGACTGAGCACCATCTGGCGCTTTCCTTATCTATGTTTTCACAACGGAGGTG GCAGTTTTCTCATCATCTACATCCTCATGCTATTCTTGGTTGGGGTTCCTCTTCTATTCCTGGAGATGGCAGCTGGTCAGAGGATGCGTCAGGGCAGCATTGGTGTATGGAAGGTCATCAGCCCCTGGATTGGTGGTGTGGGGTATACCAGCTTCATGGTGAGGAGTCCTGGCCTGCCCAGGCCTACCCTTTAcatcccactcccaccccaactGTTCCTTGTCCTGGGATGGGTCCAATGA
- the LOC117795178 gene encoding orphan sodium- and chloride-dependent neurotransmitter transporter NTT5-like, whose product MGPGFGSFTAISSYVPRSNDCVMDAFAVALLNLTASLTSTVFVFAIMGHLATENNEKCYLRNAEIVLDLIASGVLPAEAHPPDSMYHDPSSIYSRWIKSLPKQIKDVVLPYVTNCDLSQQLKEVMEGPGVAIVAFTDIISAFSGSTFWAIIIFMLLASLGLNTMTGIVQGIVTPLQDTFSSLRKCTNLLTVGICVPMFLGSLIFVRPSGSYYVNLLDDYWVSLPLFLIVILENIAMAWIYGARR is encoded by the exons ATGGGCCCTGGCTTTGGCAGCTTTACCGCAATTAGCTCATACGTCCCTCGGTCCAACGACTGTGTCATGGATGCCTTTGCTGTGGCTCTTCTCAACCTGACTGCCTCACTGACTTCCACGGTGTTTGTATTTGCCATAATGGGCCACTTGGCCACAGAGAACAATGAAAAATGTTACCTTAG GAATGCTGAGATAGTGCTGGATCTGATAGCTTCTGGGGTGCTGCCTGCTGAGGCCCACCCCCCAGACAGTATGTATCATGATCCCAGCTCCATCTACTCCAGGTGGATCAAGAGTCTCCCTAAACAAATCAAAGACGTGGTCCTACCCTATGTGACCAATTGCGACTTATCTCAACAATTGAAGGAG GTTATGGAGGGTCCCGGTGTGGCCATTGTGGCATTTACCGATATCATCTCTGCTTTTTCTGGATCCACCTTCTGGGCCATCATCATCTTCATGTTGCTGGCGAGCCTGGGGCTGAACACCATGACAGGGATCGTGCAGGGCATTGTTACCCCTCTCCAGGACACTTTCTCTTCCCTCAGGAAATGTACAAATCTGCTCACAG TGGGCATCTGTGTGCCTATGTTCCTGGGCAGTCTCATTTTCGTGAGGCCTTCGGGGAGCTACTATGTGAACCTGCTGGATGATTACTGGGTATCTCTGCCGCTCTTCCTCATTGTCATCTTGGAGAACATAGCCATGGCCTGGATTTATGGGGCCAGGAGGTGA
- the LOC100469322 gene encoding uncharacterized protein LOC100469322 isoform X1, whose translation MYFFMLLLFGIPLLYMEMIMGHWLRVNNIRVWKQLIPWLGGIGYASILVCILMSLYNSIILTWSISYLGNSFDNSLPWNQCPLVKTINVTDLSCLRTVTHQYFWYHTTLSASGHIEEGVEALVLHLTLGIFAAWCLLFLTMITKLKTSMTERHKSDEPDKKRRAASGCQAPRRHPTPARPRLSRVDQQSPSTPPVPGHPLLPNLQHQDTEGKVHAGPRPGIRSLLPSRLVVPWCLFLGHPLLPGPGHHRAEHLVKDLGRHRLSPPGLHLHLQEVSQAAVRVREEIFGDLGRLLWSFFTVLWCYVTLPGLLALTTICIMQLYQTEPPYYIAWNSSMSQEVEQPYLQSTLGWVTFLSILTFLPIPVYPLQHWWYLEDHIASDPFEKLQSKKMPLVPPKPLQWPKHHMKSQKGNNENSSKKLSLPFIRGVNLNSWRFSLPLSRNTQNSSRFSLPVVTSLTSTLSMRSFSLPISRQVSPASMAMDNSDQHMETREENQHEKSVQ comes from the exons ATGTACTTCTTCATGCTCCTCTTGTTCGGGATCCCCCTCTTGTACATGGAGATGATCATGGGGCATTGGCTGCGTGTGAACAACATCCGGGTCTGGAAGCAGCTCATCCCCTGGCTGGGCGGCATAGGATACGCTAGCATATTG GTGTGCATCTTGATGAGCCTGTACAACAGCATCATCCTCACCTGGAGCATTTCCTACCTGGGCAACTCCTTTGATAACTCCCTGCCCTGGAACCAGTGCCCACTGGTGAAGACCATCAATGTCActg ACCTCTCTTGCCTTCGGACTGTGACCCACCAGTACTTCTGGTACCACACCACCCTGAGTGCCTCAGGCCACATTGAGGAAGGGGTCGAGGCCCTCGTCCTGCACCTCACCCTGGGCATCTTCGCAGCCTGGTGCCTCCTCTTCTTAACCATGATCACAAAGCTAAAGACTTCAATGACG GAGCGTCACAAATCTGATGAACCTGATAAAAAAAGGCGTGCTGCCTCAGGATGCCAAGCCCCCAGAAGACATCCTACTCCTGCCCGCCCTCGACTATCTAGAGTGGATCAGCAATCTCCCTCAACACCTCCAGTACCAGGTCATCCACTTCTCCCCAACCTGCAGCATcaagacacagaaggaaaag TTCATGCAGGGCCCCGGCCTGGCATTCGCAGCCTTCTCCCAAGCCGTCTCGTTGTTCCCTGGTGCCTCTTTTTGGGCCATCCTCTTCTTCCTGGCCCTGGTCATCACAGGGCTGAACACCTTGTTAAGGATCTTGGAAGGCATCGTCTATCCCCTCCAGGACTCCATCTCCATCTTCAGGAGGTATCCCAAGCTGCTGTCAG ggtcagGGAAGAAATATTCGGTGATCTGGGCCGCCTGTTGTGGTCCTTCTTCACTGTCCTGTGGTGCTACGTGACCCTGCCCGGGCTGCTGGCCCTGACCACCATCTGCATCATGCAGCTCTACCAGACGGAACCCCCCTACTACATTGCCTGGAACAGCAGTATG agccAGGAGGTAGAACAGCCCTACCTGCAGAGCACCCTGGGCTGGGTCACCTTCCTCAGCATCCTCACCTTCCTGCCGATCCCGGTCTACCCACTTCAACACTGGTGGTACCTCGAGGACCATATTGCTTCTGATCCCTTTGAAAAGCTACAGTCCAAAAAGATGCCCTTGGTGCCCCCCAAGCCCTTACAGTGGCCTAAGCACCACATGAAGTCCCAGAAGGGAAACAATGAAAACTCCTCCAAGAAGCTCAGCCTGCCCTTCATTAGGGGGGTGAACCTGAACTCATGGCGGTTCAGCCTGCCCTTGAGTAGGAACACCCAGAACTCTTCCCGGTTCAGCCTGCCTGTTGTTACCTCCCTGACATCCACATTGTCCATGAGGAGTTTCAGCCTACCAATTTCAAGGCAGGTGAGCCCGGCCTCAATGGCCATGGACAACAGTGACCAGCACATGGAGACCAGAGAAGAAAATCAGCACGAGAAGTCTGTTCAGTAA
- the LOC100469322 gene encoding uncharacterized protein LOC100469322 isoform X4, with the protein MYFFMLLLFGIPLLYMEMIMGHWLRVNNIRVWKQLIPWLGGIGYASILVCILMSLYNSIILTWSISYLGNSFDNSLPWNQCPLVKTINVTDLSCLRTVTHQYFWYHTTLSASGHIEEGVEALVLHLTLGIFAAWCLLFLTMITKLKTSMTERHKSDEPDKKRRAASGCQAPRRHPTPARPRLSRVDQQSPSTPPVPGHPLLPNLQHQDTEGKVHAGPRPGIRSLLPSRLVVPWCLFLGHPLLPGPGHHRAEHLVKDLGRHRLSPPGLHLHLQEVSQAAVRVREEIFGDLGRLLWSFFTVLWCYVTLPGLLALTTICIMQLYQTEPPYYIAWNSSMVRFPSLASRPYSGHPSSDLPFHRTLGLGSFHPQLASFPAPGEPDPQHHMD; encoded by the exons ATGTACTTCTTCATGCTCCTCTTGTTCGGGATCCCCCTCTTGTACATGGAGATGATCATGGGGCATTGGCTGCGTGTGAACAACATCCGGGTCTGGAAGCAGCTCATCCCCTGGCTGGGCGGCATAGGATACGCTAGCATATTG GTGTGCATCTTGATGAGCCTGTACAACAGCATCATCCTCACCTGGAGCATTTCCTACCTGGGCAACTCCTTTGATAACTCCCTGCCCTGGAACCAGTGCCCACTGGTGAAGACCATCAATGTCActg ACCTCTCTTGCCTTCGGACTGTGACCCACCAGTACTTCTGGTACCACACCACCCTGAGTGCCTCAGGCCACATTGAGGAAGGGGTCGAGGCCCTCGTCCTGCACCTCACCCTGGGCATCTTCGCAGCCTGGTGCCTCCTCTTCTTAACCATGATCACAAAGCTAAAGACTTCAATGACG GAGCGTCACAAATCTGATGAACCTGATAAAAAAAGGCGTGCTGCCTCAGGATGCCAAGCCCCCAGAAGACATCCTACTCCTGCCCGCCCTCGACTATCTAGAGTGGATCAGCAATCTCCCTCAACACCTCCAGTACCAGGTCATCCACTTCTCCCCAACCTGCAGCATcaagacacagaaggaaaag TTCATGCAGGGCCCCGGCCTGGCATTCGCAGCCTTCTCCCAAGCCGTCTCGTTGTTCCCTGGTGCCTCTTTTTGGGCCATCCTCTTCTTCCTGGCCCTGGTCATCACAGGGCTGAACACCTTGTTAAGGATCTTGGAAGGCATCGTCTATCCCCTCCAGGACTCCATCTCCATCTTCAGGAGGTATCCCAAGCTGCTGTCAG ggtcagGGAAGAAATATTCGGTGATCTGGGCCGCCTGTTGTGGTCCTTCTTCACTGTCCTGTGGTGCTACGTGACCCTGCCCGGGCTGCTGGCCCTGACCACCATCTGCATCATGCAGCTCTACCAGACGGAACCCCCCTACTACATTGCCTGGAACAGCAGTATGGTGAGattcccctccctggcctcccgcCCCTACTCTGGGCACCCTTCATCTGATCTCCCATTCCATAGGACCCTAGGTCTGGGCTCCTTCCATCCTCAGTTAGCCAGCTTCCCAGCCCCTGGGGAACCTGATCCCCAGCATCACATGGATTGA
- the LOC100469322 gene encoding orphan sodium- and chloride-dependent neurotransmitter transporter NTT5 isoform X2, with amino-acid sequence MGTTINFSSYKAGEDNYIQVASLVALVNLGTSLLVTSIIFIVLGFWTTTSGPTCVEKSVTNLMNLIKKGVLPQDAKPPEDILLLPALDYLEWISNLPQHLQYQVIHFSPTCSIKTQKEKFMQGPGLAFAAFSQAVSLFPGASFWAILFFLALVITGLNTLLRILEGIVYPLQDSISIFRRYPKLLSALVCLGGFLGSLIFTSHPGSYIMSLFDECLVPLTLIIIVAFQNVALAWIYGARRVREEIFGDLGRLLWSFFTVLWCYVTLPGLLALTTICIMQLYQTEPPYYIAWNSSMSQEVEQPYLQSTLGWVTFLSILTFLPIPVYPLQHWWYLEDHIASDPFEKLQSKKMPLVPPKPLQWPKHHMKSQKGNNENSSKKLSLPFIRGVNLNSWRFSLPLSRNTQNSSRFSLPVVTSLTSTLSMRSFSLPISRQVSPASMAMDNSDQHMETREENQHEKSVQ; translated from the exons ATGGGCACCACCATCAACTTCTCCTCCTACAAGGCTGGAGAAGACAACTATATCCAGGTGGCCTCCTTGGTGGCCCTGGTCAACCTGGGGACCTCATTGCTGGTCACATCCATCATCTTTATAGTGCTGGGGTTCTGGACCACCACCAGTGGCCCCACCTGTGTTGAGAA GAGCGTCACAAATCTGATGAACCTGATAAAAAAAGGCGTGCTGCCTCAGGATGCCAAGCCCCCAGAAGACATCCTACTCCTGCCCGCCCTCGACTATCTAGAGTGGATCAGCAATCTCCCTCAACACCTCCAGTACCAGGTCATCCACTTCTCCCCAACCTGCAGCATcaagacacagaaggaaaag TTCATGCAGGGCCCCGGCCTGGCATTCGCAGCCTTCTCCCAAGCCGTCTCGTTGTTCCCTGGTGCCTCTTTTTGGGCCATCCTCTTCTTCCTGGCCCTGGTCATCACAGGGCTGAACACCTTGTTAAGGATCTTGGAAGGCATCGTCTATCCCCTCCAGGACTCCATCTCCATCTTCAGGAGGTATCCCAAGCTGCTGTCAG CGCTCGTCTGCTTGGGAGGGTTTCTGGGCAGCCTCATCTTCACCAGTCACCCTGGCAGCTACATAATGTCCTTGTTTGATGAGTGCCTGGTCCCGCTGACCCTCATCATCATTGTGGCCTTCCAGAATGTGGCCCTGGCTTGGATCTACGGAGCTAGGAG ggtcagGGAAGAAATATTCGGTGATCTGGGCCGCCTGTTGTGGTCCTTCTTCACTGTCCTGTGGTGCTACGTGACCCTGCCCGGGCTGCTGGCCCTGACCACCATCTGCATCATGCAGCTCTACCAGACGGAACCCCCCTACTACATTGCCTGGAACAGCAGTATG agccAGGAGGTAGAACAGCCCTACCTGCAGAGCACCCTGGGCTGGGTCACCTTCCTCAGCATCCTCACCTTCCTGCCGATCCCGGTCTACCCACTTCAACACTGGTGGTACCTCGAGGACCATATTGCTTCTGATCCCTTTGAAAAGCTACAGTCCAAAAAGATGCCCTTGGTGCCCCCCAAGCCCTTACAGTGGCCTAAGCACCACATGAAGTCCCAGAAGGGAAACAATGAAAACTCCTCCAAGAAGCTCAGCCTGCCCTTCATTAGGGGGGTGAACCTGAACTCATGGCGGTTCAGCCTGCCCTTGAGTAGGAACACCCAGAACTCTTCCCGGTTCAGCCTGCCTGTTGTTACCTCCCTGACATCCACATTGTCCATGAGGAGTTTCAGCCTACCAATTTCAAGGCAGGTGAGCCCGGCCTCAATGGCCATGGACAACAGTGACCAGCACATGGAGACCAGAGAAGAAAATCAGCACGAGAAGTCTGTTCAGTAA
- the LOC100469322 gene encoding orphan sodium- and chloride-dependent neurotransmitter transporter NTT5 isoform X3: protein MNLIKKGVLPQDAKPPEDILLLPALDYLEWISNLPQHLQYQVIHFSPTCSIKTQKEKFMQGPGLAFAAFSQAVSLFPGASFWAILFFLALVITGLNTLLRILEGIVYPLQDSISIFRRYPKLLSALVCLGGFLGSLIFTSHPGSYIMSLFDECLVPLTLIIIVAFQNVALAWIYGARRVREEIFGDLGRLLWSFFTVLWCYVTLPGLLALTTICIMQLYQTEPPYYIAWNSSMSQEVEQPYLQSTLGWVTFLSILTFLPIPVYPLQHWWYLEDHIASDPFEKLQSKKMPLVPPKPLQWPKHHMKSQKGNNENSSKKLSLPFIRGVNLNSWRFSLPLSRNTQNSSRFSLPVVTSLTSTLSMRSFSLPISRQVSPASMAMDNSDQHMETREENQHEKSVQ from the exons ATGAACCTGATAAAAAAAGGCGTGCTGCCTCAGGATGCCAAGCCCCCAGAAGACATCCTACTCCTGCCCGCCCTCGACTATCTAGAGTGGATCAGCAATCTCCCTCAACACCTCCAGTACCAGGTCATCCACTTCTCCCCAACCTGCAGCATcaagacacagaaggaaaag TTCATGCAGGGCCCCGGCCTGGCATTCGCAGCCTTCTCCCAAGCCGTCTCGTTGTTCCCTGGTGCCTCTTTTTGGGCCATCCTCTTCTTCCTGGCCCTGGTCATCACAGGGCTGAACACCTTGTTAAGGATCTTGGAAGGCATCGTCTATCCCCTCCAGGACTCCATCTCCATCTTCAGGAGGTATCCCAAGCTGCTGTCAG CGCTCGTCTGCTTGGGAGGGTTTCTGGGCAGCCTCATCTTCACCAGTCACCCTGGCAGCTACATAATGTCCTTGTTTGATGAGTGCCTGGTCCCGCTGACCCTCATCATCATTGTGGCCTTCCAGAATGTGGCCCTGGCTTGGATCTACGGAGCTAGGAG ggtcagGGAAGAAATATTCGGTGATCTGGGCCGCCTGTTGTGGTCCTTCTTCACTGTCCTGTGGTGCTACGTGACCCTGCCCGGGCTGCTGGCCCTGACCACCATCTGCATCATGCAGCTCTACCAGACGGAACCCCCCTACTACATTGCCTGGAACAGCAGTATG agccAGGAGGTAGAACAGCCCTACCTGCAGAGCACCCTGGGCTGGGTCACCTTCCTCAGCATCCTCACCTTCCTGCCGATCCCGGTCTACCCACTTCAACACTGGTGGTACCTCGAGGACCATATTGCTTCTGATCCCTTTGAAAAGCTACAGTCCAAAAAGATGCCCTTGGTGCCCCCCAAGCCCTTACAGTGGCCTAAGCACCACATGAAGTCCCAGAAGGGAAACAATGAAAACTCCTCCAAGAAGCTCAGCCTGCCCTTCATTAGGGGGGTGAACCTGAACTCATGGCGGTTCAGCCTGCCCTTGAGTAGGAACACCCAGAACTCTTCCCGGTTCAGCCTGCCTGTTGTTACCTCCCTGACATCCACATTGTCCATGAGGAGTTTCAGCCTACCAATTTCAAGGCAGGTGAGCCCGGCCTCAATGGCCATGGACAACAGTGACCAGCACATGGAGACCAGAGAAGAAAATCAGCACGAGAAGTCTGTTCAGTAA